Proteins encoded within one genomic window of Vicinamibacteria bacterium:
- a CDS encoding flavodoxin family protein: MTSLLFTLLFLSRGPVGDGAQVDILPTVLVVYDTRTGSTGELAREVARGVENIEGISARLRTTKAVSDEDIREAAGILMGSPVHWAGVSSEMRAFLERVGNVLLTAKELGPESTPRSRTGGAFVTAGAIASGKELARVEILSALLNMRFIIVGGEESDGFGTLGAQATTGERDPGLSEQELEEARRFGERFARVTLALVR, encoded by the coding sequence GTGACGAGCCTTCTTTTCACATTGCTATTCCTCTCTCGCGGTCCGGTCGGGGATGGCGCACAGGTCGATATTCTGCCGACGGTGCTGGTCGTCTACGACACCCGAACCGGCTCGACGGGAGAGCTTGCCCGGGAGGTGGCGCGAGGGGTCGAGAACATCGAGGGAATCTCGGCTCGCCTTCGGACTACGAAAGCCGTGAGCGACGAGGACATTCGCGAGGCGGCGGGAATCCTGATGGGCTCCCCGGTGCATTGGGCTGGCGTTTCCTCGGAAATGCGCGCCTTTCTCGAGCGCGTGGGGAACGTGCTCTTGACGGCCAAGGAGCTGGGCCCCGAGTCTACGCCGAGATCGCGAACCGGAGGCGCGTTCGTGACGGCGGGCGCAATCGCATCGGGAAAGGAGCTCGCGCGCGTCGAGATTCTATCGGCTCTACTCAATATGCGATTCATCATCGTCGGAGGTGAGGAGTCCGACGGGTTCGGGACACTCGGGGCCCAGGCGACGACCGGAGAGCGAGATCCGGGCTTGAGCGAGCAGGAGTTGGAGGAGGCTCGCCGCTTCGGCGAGCGATTCGCTCGCGTGACGCTCGCGCTGGTCAGATAA